One Panicum virgatum strain AP13 chromosome 9K, P.virgatum_v5, whole genome shotgun sequence genomic region harbors:
- the LOC120646796 gene encoding wall-associated receptor kinase-like 14 isoform X2 gives MQTAAAAAAAALLLLLLPWVLLPAHAAAAGNGSCARSCGGLTVRYPFGFSPGCEIQLVCNDQAANGAAWLGARELGLLVSNVTARALVLTLPPDCSRRLDASVKALFSGNYAPGPQNTLLVSSCNRAARPGNCSVSPATYLNSSSHCFHGANAENFSCVSPPLPPRGNRFFNETKIRALGSECTGLVSAAASYWDAPAPAVLLGVMELEWWMGGPCRCAPNANCTPITTPAAGQGFRCECREGFEGDGFAAGTGCRRGIVFGALVTGVTCVVYQLLKRRSASIRTKRSTKRLLSEASCAVPLYSYREIERATDGFSDAKRLGTGAYGTVYAGRLGDSRLVAVKRIRQRDNAGLERVMNEVKLVSCVCHCNLVRLLGCCIEQGQQILVYEFMPNGTLAQHLQRERGPAAVPWTVRLRIAAETAKAIAYLHSEVDPPIYHRDVKSSNILLDYEYNSKVADFGLSRLGKAPLGDSSHISTAPQGTPGYVDPQYHQNFHLSDRSDVYSFGVVLVEIITAMKAVDLTRPPSDVNLAQLAVDRIGRGRVDDIVDPCLDPHRDAWTLSSIHKVAELAFRCLAFHSEMRPSMAEVADELDQIQRSGWAPSADDDAYMSTSSSICSSAASTRGTDRSSWGAGRSRTDRERAAQEAARGGVAESPVSVQERWFSDRSSPSSNSLLGSRPLH, from the exons ATGcagaccgcggcggcggcggccgcggcggcgctgctgctcctcctcctgccgtGGGTGCTTCTGCCGGCGCATGCGGCAGCCGCGGGCAACGGGAGCTGCGCGCGGAGCTGCGGGGGCTTGACGGTGCGGTACCCGTTCGGCTTCTCCCCCGGCTGCGAGATACAGCTCGTGTGCAACGACCAGGCCGCGAACGGCGCCGCGTGGCTCGGGGCGCGCGAGCTGGGCCTGCTCGTGAGCAACGTCACGGCGCGCGCCCTCGTCCTCACCCTGCCCCCGGACTGCTCCCGCCGGCTCGACGCCTCCGTCAAGGCGCTCTTCTCGGGCAACTACGCGCCCGGTCCCCAGAACACGCTCCTCGTGAGCTCGTGCAaccgcgccgcgcgccccggcAACTGCAGCGTCTCGCCCGCAACCTACCTCAACAGCTCGTCCCACTGCTTCCACGGCGCTAACGCCGAGAACTTCAGCTGcgtctcgccgccgctgccgcccagaGGCAACCGTTTCTTCAACGAAACCAAGATACGGGCGCTCGGCTCGGAATGCACAGGActggtgtcggcggcggcgagctactgggacgcgccggcgccggcggtccTGCTGGGCGTGATGGAACTGGAGTGGTGGATGGGCGGGCCGTGCAGATGCGCGCCCAATGCCAACTGCACCCCCATCACCACGCCGGCCGCTGGGCAGGGGTTCCGGTGCGAGTGCCGGGAGGGGTTCGAGGGCGACGGCttcgccgccggcaccggctGCCGGAGAG gaatCGTGTTTGGTGCCCTTGTGACGGGCGTGACCTGCGTGGTGTACCAGCTGCTGAAGCGCCGGTCGGCGTCCATCCGGACGAAGCGGAGCACGAAGCGGCTCCTGTCCGAGGCCTCCTGCGCCGTGCCCCTGTACTCGTACCGCGAGATCGAGCGCGCCACCGACGGCTTCTCCGACGCCAAGCGCCTGGGCACGGGCGCCTACGGCACCGTGTACGCCGGGCGGCTCGGCGACAGCCGCCTCGTCGCCGTGAAGCGGATCCGGCAGCGCGACAACGCCGGGCTCGAGCGCGTCATGAACGAAGTGAAGCTGGTGTCGTGCGTGTGCCACTGCAACCTGGTCCGCCTCCTCGGCTGCTGCATCGAGCAGGGGCAGCAGATCCTGGTGTACGAGTTCATGCCCAACGGCACGCTGGCGCAGCACCTGCAGCGGGAGCGCGGCCCCGCCGCGGTGCCGTGGACGGTGCGCCTCCGCATCGCCGCCGAGACTGCCAAGGCCATCGCGTACCTGCACTCGGAGGTGGACCCGCCCATCTACCACCGCGACGTCAAGTCCAGCAACATCCTGCTCGACTACGAGTACAACTCCAAGGTCGCCGACTTCGGGCTGTCGCGGCTGGGCAAGGCGCCTCTGGGGGACTCCTCCCACATCTCCACGGCGCCGCAGGGCACGCCGGGGTACGTGGACCCGCAGTACCACCAGAACTTCCACCTCTCCGACCGGAGCGACGTCTACAGCTTCGGCGTCGTGCTCGTGGAGATCATCACTGCCATGAAGGCCGTCGACCTCACCCGGCCGCCCAGCGATGTGAACCTGGCGCAGCTCGCCGTGGACCGGATCGGCAGGGGCCGCGTGGACGACATCGTGGACCCGTGCCTGGACCCGCACCGGGACGCGTGGACGCTCTCCTCCATCCACAAGGTGGCCGAGCTGGCGTTCCGGTGCCTGGCGTTCCACAGCGAGATGAGGCCGTCCATGGCCGAGGTCGCCGACGAGCTGGACCAGATACAGCGCAGCGGGTGGGCGCCGTCGGCGGACGACGACGCCTACATGTCCACGTCGTCGTCGATCTGCTCGTCCGCGGCGTCGACGCGCGGCACGGACCGGTCGTCGTGGGGCGCCGGCAGGAGCCGGACGgacagggagagggccgcgcaAGAGGCGGccaggggcggcgtggcggagtCTCCCGTGTCCGTGCAGGAGAGGTGGTTCAGCGACCGGAGCTCCCCTTCCTCCAACAGCTTGCTGGGCAGTCGCCCCCTGCACTGA
- the LOC120646796 gene encoding wall-associated receptor kinase-like 14 isoform X1, giving the protein MQTAAAAAAAALLLLLLPWVLLPAHAAAAGNGSCARSCGGLTVRYPFGFSPGCEIQLVCNDQAANGAAWLGARELGLLVSNVTARALVLTLPPDCSRRLDASVKALFSGNYAPGPQNTLLVSSCNRAARPGNCSVSPATYLNSSSHCFHGANAENFSCVSPPLPPRGNRFFNETKIRALGSECTGLVSAAASYWDAPAPAVLLGVMELEWWMGGPCRCAPNANCTPITTPAAGQGFRCECREGFEGDGFAAGTGCRRVSAPKCNPSKNLAEGCGRTIQIALLVAGIVFGALVTGVTCVVYQLLKRRSASIRTKRSTKRLLSEASCAVPLYSYREIERATDGFSDAKRLGTGAYGTVYAGRLGDSRLVAVKRIRQRDNAGLERVMNEVKLVSCVCHCNLVRLLGCCIEQGQQILVYEFMPNGTLAQHLQRERGPAAVPWTVRLRIAAETAKAIAYLHSEVDPPIYHRDVKSSNILLDYEYNSKVADFGLSRLGKAPLGDSSHISTAPQGTPGYVDPQYHQNFHLSDRSDVYSFGVVLVEIITAMKAVDLTRPPSDVNLAQLAVDRIGRGRVDDIVDPCLDPHRDAWTLSSIHKVAELAFRCLAFHSEMRPSMAEVADELDQIQRSGWAPSADDDAYMSTSSSICSSAASTRGTDRSSWGAGRSRTDRERAAQEAARGGVAESPVSVQERWFSDRSSPSSNSLLGSRPLH; this is encoded by the exons ATGcagaccgcggcggcggcggccgcggcggcgctgctgctcctcctcctgccgtGGGTGCTTCTGCCGGCGCATGCGGCAGCCGCGGGCAACGGGAGCTGCGCGCGGAGCTGCGGGGGCTTGACGGTGCGGTACCCGTTCGGCTTCTCCCCCGGCTGCGAGATACAGCTCGTGTGCAACGACCAGGCCGCGAACGGCGCCGCGTGGCTCGGGGCGCGCGAGCTGGGCCTGCTCGTGAGCAACGTCACGGCGCGCGCCCTCGTCCTCACCCTGCCCCCGGACTGCTCCCGCCGGCTCGACGCCTCCGTCAAGGCGCTCTTCTCGGGCAACTACGCGCCCGGTCCCCAGAACACGCTCCTCGTGAGCTCGTGCAaccgcgccgcgcgccccggcAACTGCAGCGTCTCGCCCGCAACCTACCTCAACAGCTCGTCCCACTGCTTCCACGGCGCTAACGCCGAGAACTTCAGCTGcgtctcgccgccgctgccgcccagaGGCAACCGTTTCTTCAACGAAACCAAGATACGGGCGCTCGGCTCGGAATGCACAGGActggtgtcggcggcggcgagctactgggacgcgccggcgccggcggtccTGCTGGGCGTGATGGAACTGGAGTGGTGGATGGGCGGGCCGTGCAGATGCGCGCCCAATGCCAACTGCACCCCCATCACCACGCCGGCCGCTGGGCAGGGGTTCCGGTGCGAGTGCCGGGAGGGGTTCGAGGGCGACGGCttcgccgccggcaccggctGCCGGAGAG TTTCAGCTCCCAAGTGTAATCCTTCAAAAAACCTAGCAGAAGGCTGTGGCAGGACGATCCAAATCGCCCTTCTTGTGGCAG gaatCGTGTTTGGTGCCCTTGTGACGGGCGTGACCTGCGTGGTGTACCAGCTGCTGAAGCGCCGGTCGGCGTCCATCCGGACGAAGCGGAGCACGAAGCGGCTCCTGTCCGAGGCCTCCTGCGCCGTGCCCCTGTACTCGTACCGCGAGATCGAGCGCGCCACCGACGGCTTCTCCGACGCCAAGCGCCTGGGCACGGGCGCCTACGGCACCGTGTACGCCGGGCGGCTCGGCGACAGCCGCCTCGTCGCCGTGAAGCGGATCCGGCAGCGCGACAACGCCGGGCTCGAGCGCGTCATGAACGAAGTGAAGCTGGTGTCGTGCGTGTGCCACTGCAACCTGGTCCGCCTCCTCGGCTGCTGCATCGAGCAGGGGCAGCAGATCCTGGTGTACGAGTTCATGCCCAACGGCACGCTGGCGCAGCACCTGCAGCGGGAGCGCGGCCCCGCCGCGGTGCCGTGGACGGTGCGCCTCCGCATCGCCGCCGAGACTGCCAAGGCCATCGCGTACCTGCACTCGGAGGTGGACCCGCCCATCTACCACCGCGACGTCAAGTCCAGCAACATCCTGCTCGACTACGAGTACAACTCCAAGGTCGCCGACTTCGGGCTGTCGCGGCTGGGCAAGGCGCCTCTGGGGGACTCCTCCCACATCTCCACGGCGCCGCAGGGCACGCCGGGGTACGTGGACCCGCAGTACCACCAGAACTTCCACCTCTCCGACCGGAGCGACGTCTACAGCTTCGGCGTCGTGCTCGTGGAGATCATCACTGCCATGAAGGCCGTCGACCTCACCCGGCCGCCCAGCGATGTGAACCTGGCGCAGCTCGCCGTGGACCGGATCGGCAGGGGCCGCGTGGACGACATCGTGGACCCGTGCCTGGACCCGCACCGGGACGCGTGGACGCTCTCCTCCATCCACAAGGTGGCCGAGCTGGCGTTCCGGTGCCTGGCGTTCCACAGCGAGATGAGGCCGTCCATGGCCGAGGTCGCCGACGAGCTGGACCAGATACAGCGCAGCGGGTGGGCGCCGTCGGCGGACGACGACGCCTACATGTCCACGTCGTCGTCGATCTGCTCGTCCGCGGCGTCGACGCGCGGCACGGACCGGTCGTCGTGGGGCGCCGGCAGGAGCCGGACGgacagggagagggccgcgcaAGAGGCGGccaggggcggcgtggcggagtCTCCCGTGTCCGTGCAGGAGAGGTGGTTCAGCGACCGGAGCTCCCCTTCCTCCAACAGCTTGCTGGGCAGTCGCCCCCTGCACTGA
- the LOC120646797 gene encoding conserved oligomeric Golgi complex subunit 6-like — MAAALAPGVSRKLKKVLETRTDSPDLLASLGVLSTFYVQNTPQARRNLKSSIEQRSLSINRHFLDASLPAQKALDRVEGEVHALNDSWKKIEEALSSCSASTGDIISTTERMQQELEVITQRQEIVSCFLRDYQLSNEEIIALREEEIDEKFFKALLHVQEIHSNCKVLLRTHHQRAGLELMDMMSVYQEGAYERLCRWVQAECKKLGDTDNPEVSDFLKKAVRCLKERPVLFKYCAEEVANMRHHALFRRFISALTRGGPGGLPRPIEVHAHDPLRYVGEMLGWLHQALASERELIVVLLDPDAMTDSGPTSRRQSLRDGDSSRGEHDVTFVLDRIFEGACRPFKVRVEQVLQSQPSLIVSFKLSNTLEFYGYTIAELLGEDTALCNTIWYLRDAAQQTFFNILKSRGEKLLRYPPLVAVDLSPPPALREGISLLLELIDTYNSMMVPASGKRPNFDPVISALLDPIIQMCEQAADAQKSKGSLARRGRTSSDPSGNSRDSISVDAILSKNLSTSVLSAESSSKIYLINCLSAIQEPLMGQEVATSYVNNLRSMIEAHIRALVDKEVDGILRKCGLSNKMPYIKDYGSNDDARPLADVVETSPQMLLECLKAFYGIVTGTEGSLPEFEQVQVPRLRSDACYGLARVLAETYELIYKAVTDPKNNYPDPRSLVKHSPEQIRTILEI, encoded by the exons atggcggcggcgctggctccGGGGGTGTCCCGGAAGCTGAAGAAGGTGCTGGAGACGCGGACGGACAGCCCGGATCTGCTGGCATCGCTGGGCGTGCTCTCCACCTTCTACGTGCAGAACACCCCACAGGCGCGCCGCAACCTCAAGTCCTCCATTGAGCAGCGCTCGCTCTCCATCAACCGCCACTTCCTCGACGCCTCGCTCCCCGCCCAGAAG GCGCTCGATCGCGTCGAGGGGGAGGTGCACGCGCTGAACGACTCTTGGAAGAA GATTGAGGAAGCATTGAGCAGTTGCAGTGCAAGTACTGGGGATATCATTAGTACAACAGAGAGAATGCAACAGGAACTTGAAGTTATTACTCAACGGCAAGAAATTGTGTCATGTTTCCTGCGTGATTACCAACTATCAAATGAAGAG ATAATTGCACTCCGTGAGGAAGAGATCGATGAGAAATTCTTCAAGGCATTGTTGCATGTTCAAGAAATACACTCAAACTGCAAAGTCTTGCTGCGAACACACCACCAG CGTGCTGGTTTGGAGCTTATGGATATGATGTCTGTATACCAAGAGGGTGCTTATGAAAGGTTATGCag GTGGGTTCAAGCTGAGTGTAAAAAGTTAGGTGATACTGACAATCCTGAAGTAAGTGACTTTTTGAAAAAGGCTGTTCGCTGCCTGAAGGAAAGACCTGTTCTATTCAAGTATTGTGCAGAGGAG GTGGCCAACATGAGACACCATGCCTTATTCAGGCGGTTTATAAGTGCTCTTACTAGAGGTGGACCTGGAGGACTCCCAAGACCTATAGAAGTGCATGCCCATGATCCTCTTCGTTATGTAGGCGAAATGCTGGGTTGGCTTCATCAG GCCCTGGCATCAGAAAGAGAGCTTATAGTCGTCTTGCTTGATCCTGATGCAATGACTGACAGTGGTCCAACTTCTCGACGTCAGTCTCTAAGAGATGGTGATTCCTCCAGAGGAGAGCATGATGTAACTTTTGTGCTTGATAGAATATTTGAAGGGGCCTGTCGGCCATTTAAAGTTCGAGTTGAACAAGTTTTGCAGTCACAACCAAGCCTGATAGTTTCTTTCAAACTTAGCAATACCTTGGAATTCTATGGCTACACG ATAGCAGAACTGCTGGGCGAAGACACTGCACTGTGCAATACAATATGGTATCTTAGAGATGCAGCGCAGCAGACATTCTTCAATATCCTGAAGAGTCGAGGAGAGAAGTTATTGCGATATCCTCCACTTGTTGCAGTCGACCTCTCCCCCCCACCAGCTTTAAGAGAAGGAATATCTTTGCTTCTGGAGCTCATTGATACCTACAATAGCATGATGGTTCCGGCCTCTGGAAAAAGACCAAACTTTGATCCAGTTATTTCTGCATTACTGGATCCTATAATTCAG ATGTGTGAGCAAGCTGCAGATGCACAAAAGTCAAAAGGTTCACTTGCTCGGCGTGGTAGAACAAGCTCGGATCCTAGTGGAAATAGCAGAGATTCAATATCAGTTGATGCTATTCTGTCTAAGAACTTATCTACATCGGTTCTG AGTGCTGAATCTTCGTCCAAAATCTACCTCATCAACTGCTTATCAGCTATTCAGGAACCATTGATGGGCCAGGAGGTTGCTACAAGCTATGTAAACAACCTGCGTTCTATGATTGAAGCGCACATTCGTGCCCTTGTAGATAAAGAAGTTGACGGCATCCTTAGGAAATGTGGGCTGTCAAATAAGATGCCATACATAAAGGACTATGGCAGCAATGATGATGCAAGGCCTCTGGCTGATGTTGTCGAGACGTCTCCGCAAATGCTTCTGGAATGCTTGAAGGCATTCTATGGCATTGTGACTGGAACAGAAGGTTCCTTGCCTGAATTCGAGCAAGTGCAGGTTCCAAGGTTACGTTCAGACGCCTGCTATGGTTTGGCAAGAGTTCTAGCAGAAACATATGAGCTCATTTATAAGGCAGTGACGGATCCGAAGAACAACTATCCTGACCCAAGATCATTGGTTAAGCACTCCCCTGAGCAGATAAGAACTATATTGGAAATATGA